A part of Sebastes fasciatus isolate fSebFas1 chromosome 10, fSebFas1.pri, whole genome shotgun sequence genomic DNA contains:
- the cnot7 gene encoding CCR4-NOT transcription complex subunit 7 codes for MCCMPLSCHLSSFGLSQVSMFGGTMPAATVDHSQRICEVWANNLEEELKRIRHVIRKYNYIAMDTEFPGVVARPIGEFRSNADYQYQLLRCNVDLLKIIQLGLTFMNEQGEYPPGTSTWQFNFKFNLTEDMYAQDSIELLTTSGIQFKKHEDEGIETLYFAELLMTSGVVLCDGVKWLSFHSGYDFGYLIKILSNANLPEEEVDFFEILRVYFPVIYDVKYLMKSCKNLKGGLQEVAEQLELERIGPQHQAGSDSLLTGMAFFKMREMFFEDHIDDAKYCGHLYGLGSGSAYVQNGTGNAYEEEANKQQS; via the exons ATGTGCTGCATGCCTTTGTCCTGCCACCTCTCATCATTTGGTCTGTCACAGGTCAGCATGTTTGG TGGCACTATGCCCGCAGCTACTGTGGATCACAGCCAACGAATATGTGAGGTTTGGGCCAACaacctggaggaggagctgaagaggatcCGACATGTCATCCGAAAATACAACTACATTGCTATG GACACAGAGTTTCCAGGTGTAGTAGCCAGACCCATCGGAGAGTTCAGAAGCAACGCTGACTATCAGTACCAGTTGCTGCGCTGCAATGTGGATTTGCTCAAGATAATCCAGCTGGGCCTCACATTTATGAACGAACAAGGGGAATACCCTCCGGGAACGTCGACCTGGCAGTTCAATTTTAAGTTTAACCTCAC AGAAGATATGTATGCACAGGACTCCATTGAGCTCTTGACGACTTCAGGGATTCAGTTCAAGAAGCATGAGGACGAAGGCATCGAGACGCTGTACTTCGCGGAGCTGCTGATGACATCAGGAGTGGTGCTCTGTGATGGGGTCAAGTGGCTGTCTTTTCACAG TGGCTATGACTTTGGATACCTGATCAAGATTCTGTCCAACGCTAACCTGCCTGAGGAGGAGGTGGACTTCTTTGAGATTCTTCGCGTGTACTTTCCAGTCATTTACGATGTCAAGTACCTCATGAAGAGTTGTAAAAACCTGAAG ggcGGGCTCCAAGAAGTAGCTGAGCAGCTGGAGCTGGAAAGGATCGGACCACAGCATCAGGCCGGCTCTGACTCTTTACTCACAGGCATGGCTTTCTTCAAGATGAGAGAG ATGTTCTTTGAGGATCATATCGACGATGCAAAGTACTGTGGTCACTTGTACGGCCTCGGCTCCGGCTCCGCCTACGTCCAGAACGGAACAGGGAATGCTTACGAAGAGGAGGCCAACAAGCAGCAGTCGTGA